In Chryseobacterium turcicum, a single window of DNA contains:
- a CDS encoding AraC family transcriptional regulator: MQIISSPNLIPYIKHYLFLDLINIENGLFRTFADGNTGIVFTIGSGALYRDGIKLPKIFCYGQITDYRELQIVGSLKLIIAVFRPFGMSKILNTSAGELKNKIVDLESVLGNSVKTSDNFLYEKSSNLEMSESLNNFFSQLLKEFESRLYPMVMAATNWIMERNGLFKAEELIDFTGYNQRNIERAFHSLVGIAPKKLGSIIKLHHFLGEIKGTGNKYNFTSNVFDAGYFDQAHLIREFRKITGLTPTTYHVKSTHLAVNVIVLPDENVQSEVILTI; this comes from the coding sequence ATGCAGATAATTTCATCTCCCAATTTAATCCCTTATATTAAGCATTACCTTTTTTTAGATTTAATAAATATTGAGAATGGTCTTTTTCGAACATTTGCTGATGGCAATACAGGGATTGTTTTCACTATCGGTTCTGGTGCCTTATACAGGGACGGAATTAAGCTCCCAAAAATATTTTGTTATGGACAAATTACGGACTACAGAGAATTGCAGATAGTAGGTTCATTAAAGTTAATCATTGCGGTTTTCAGACCTTTTGGAATGAGCAAAATACTAAACACTTCTGCTGGAGAGCTAAAAAATAAAATAGTTGATTTGGAATCTGTTTTAGGGAATAGTGTAAAAACTTCAGATAATTTTCTTTACGAAAAATCATCTAATTTGGAGATGTCAGAAAGTTTAAATAATTTTTTCAGTCAATTATTAAAAGAGTTTGAAAGCCGCTTGTATCCTATGGTAATGGCTGCAACAAATTGGATAATGGAACGTAACGGACTTTTTAAAGCTGAAGAACTTATTGATTTTACAGGTTATAATCAGCGTAATATTGAAAGGGCCTTTCATAGTTTGGTGGGTATAGCACCTAAAAAATTAGGAAGTATCATAAAGCTTCATCACTTTCTAGGTGAAATTAAAGGAACTGGTAATAAGTATAACTTTACATCAAATGTTTTTGATGCTGGTTATTTTGATCAGGCACATTTGATACGAGAGTTTCGAAAAATAACAGGCCTTACCCCAACCACTTACCATGTAAAGTCTACACATCTTGCTGTAAATGTTATTGTATTACCTGACGAAAATGTACAATCGGAGGTTATTTTGACAATCTAA
- a CDS encoding formimidoylglutamase, with translation MNFEDFIISPRNFKTENWQIGNKITKEIKESSIVLLFVSDYRGANGDAEVQDFTAVRKEFYKLSQLDFEIPVVDLGDLISGKSVQDSHYILQEVLSACHYKGAIPVIIGGSNDFAFSLFSGLNFHQNNINYTQISNIISLNQGEMINEHTFLSKILGSKSFSIKNYHHLGYQKHLNEQDSIKLIKEVEFEIVRLAEMMNSTEKTEPFFRKADLVTVNCDAIESFSDAFSMNPQVNGLNRREICAYMKEIGLSENLKSVGIFNYNIYSDNQLNHQLLAQMLWYLIEGINIQRSHPKERHYEMYYVLIEDRQYAFKRDTFSNLWYFGDDENIENCIPCSRRDFDEAKKGWLDARFTKI, from the coding sequence ATGAATTTTGAAGATTTTATCATCTCCCCCAGAAATTTCAAAACAGAAAACTGGCAAATAGGAAATAAGATTACCAAAGAAATAAAAGAAAGCAGTATTGTGCTTTTATTTGTTTCTGACTATAGAGGTGCCAATGGTGATGCCGAAGTGCAAGATTTTACGGCGGTAAGAAAAGAATTTTACAAACTTTCTCAGCTCGATTTTGAAATTCCGGTGGTAGATTTGGGAGACTTGATTTCCGGAAAATCGGTGCAGGATTCTCACTATATTTTACAAGAAGTTTTATCGGCTTGTCATTATAAAGGAGCTATTCCTGTGATTATTGGTGGCTCTAATGATTTTGCGTTCTCGTTATTTTCTGGTTTAAATTTTCACCAGAATAACATTAATTATACTCAGATTAGCAATATTATTTCCCTAAATCAGGGCGAAATGATTAATGAACATACTTTTTTAAGTAAGATTTTAGGGTCGAAAAGCTTTTCCATTAAAAACTATCATCATTTAGGATATCAAAAACATCTTAATGAACAAGATTCTATAAAGCTCATCAAAGAAGTAGAGTTCGAGATCGTGCGTCTTGCCGAAATGATGAATTCTACAGAGAAAACCGAGCCTTTTTTTAGAAAAGCAGATTTGGTAACGGTAAATTGCGATGCGATTGAAAGTTTCAGTGATGCTTTTTCGATGAATCCGCAGGTAAATGGTTTAAACCGAAGAGAAATATGTGCTTACATGAAGGAAATCGGTTTAAGTGAGAATCTGAAATCTGTAGGGATTTTTAATTATAATATTTACTCTGATAATCAGCTCAATCATCAGCTTTTGGCACAAATGCTTTGGTATCTGATTGAAGGTATTAATATACAAAGATCGCATCCTAAAGAAAGACATTACGAAATGTATTATGTTTTGATAGAAGACCGACAATATGCTTTCAAGCGCGATACATTCAGTAATCTTTGGTATTTTGGAGATGATGAAAACATCGAAAACTGTATCCCGTGCTCAAGAAGAGATTTTGATGAAGCCAAAAAAGGGTGGTTAGACGCAAGGTTTACAAAAATCTAA
- a CDS encoding polysaccharide biosynthesis/export family protein, protein MKIYKYFLFLILPFVLVSCITTKDVKYMQPSESLVINEEGLIPYNTPVYRVTKNDMLTLNIVTTPKGDAAQFYSSLNTSAGGTNNISFSGGGGNGTGGNAMIYFNGLKVDSKGDILVFGIGYIKAEGRTIEDITQELQLKVNENFQEGKSEVRLNTDGITYYVLGDIETTGITGEKKVHKNTLTLTEAIAINGGLNRTIDRKNIVVYRKLPEGIKKAKIDLTREDVMNSPYFYVQNGDEIFITTQKRALNGFGKDPIQTLISGVSVITTALSIYLLIKNL, encoded by the coding sequence ATGAAAATTTATAAGTATTTCCTATTTTTAATTTTGCCTTTTGTTTTGGTTTCCTGTATCACAACGAAAGATGTGAAGTATATGCAGCCAAGTGAAAGTCTTGTTATCAATGAAGAGGGATTAATTCCCTACAATACTCCTGTTTACAGGGTTACTAAAAACGATATGTTGACTTTGAATATTGTGACAACTCCTAAAGGTGATGCAGCACAGTTTTATTCTTCTTTAAATACTTCAGCAGGAGGGACTAATAATATTTCATTTAGCGGAGGCGGTGGAAATGGTACAGGAGGTAATGCGATGATTTATTTTAATGGCTTAAAGGTTGATTCTAAAGGAGATATATTGGTTTTTGGTATAGGATATATAAAAGCAGAAGGAAGAACGATAGAAGATATTACTCAGGAACTTCAGCTTAAAGTAAATGAAAACTTTCAAGAAGGAAAATCTGAGGTAAGACTTAATACCGACGGGATAACCTATTATGTTTTAGGGGATATTGAAACAACTGGAATTACAGGCGAAAAAAAGGTTCACAAAAATACATTAACATTAACAGAAGCCATTGCTATTAATGGAGGTTTAAACAGAACGATAGACCGTAAAAATATCGTGGTGTATAGAAAACTACCCGAAGGTATCAAAAAAGCTAAGATCGATCTTACAAGAGAAGATGTGATGAATTCTCCATATTTTTATGTGCAAAATGGAGATGAGATTTTTATTACAACTCAAAAAAGAGCGCTCAACGGTTTTGGAAAAGATCCTATACAGACGCTTATCAGCGGAGTTTCTGTGATTACTACCGCGTTATCAATTTATCTACTTATTAAAAATCTTTAA
- the topA gene encoding type I DNA topoisomerase, translating to MSKNLVIVESPAKAKTIQKYLGNDFEVKSSFGHIRDLPKKGMGIDLETFSPDYEVSPDKKKLVTELKASVKKAEMVWLASDEDREGEAIAWHLAEELKLKPDNRKRIVFHEITKNAILKAIENPRDIDQNLVNAQQARRVLDRIVGFEMSPVLWKKVKPGLSAGRVQSVAVRLVVEREKEIRAFTPKVSFKLDGIFLNKTSQEIAAKLKKDFEKEEEAEKFLELAKTVEFKVLNVETKPGSRSASAPFTTSTLQQEASSRLGYNVTNTMRLAQRLYEEGFITYMRTDSVNLSQEAIEGAKSQIISEYGAEYSAPRNYTTKSSSAQEAHEAIRPTDFSVKTIADAQLSKLYQLIYRRTLASQMSNAKIEKTVIEIGNAKLPQHFEAQGEVIIFDGFLKAYGIVKTEDEDEENNEKLLPKVTVGEVLSYKKITAQEKYTRPSARYTEAGLVRKLEELGIGRPSTYAPTIQTIQNREYVDKREIEPQVREVVKISLTNDKIKKETLEEKFGGDKNKFVPTDIGEVVNDFLTNNFSEILDFGFTASVEESFDEIASGAQKWKEMMADFYSKFHPRIADVEENADRANGERILGVDPKTGKNVHARIGRFGAMIQIGEQDDEEKPIFASLMAGQNIATINLEDALELFKLPFELNNFEDQPVSVGVGRFGPYVKWGDTYISIPKGEDPLSIDQKRAEEIIAEKKLADAPIASYKGEPITKGTGRFGPFIKYKSIFINVPKKYNFENLSQSDINELVEAKLEKEANRYIQQWEAEKISIENARWGPIVKHGKNIYKIPKKKDDTKYEADELTDVSLDEVKKWITAQDPKAFAEKKKPAAKKPAAKKATTTKKAPAKKPAAKK from the coding sequence ATGTCGAAAAATTTAGTAATCGTAGAGTCCCCAGCCAAAGCAAAAACCATTCAGAAATATTTAGGAAATGATTTTGAAGTAAAATCTAGTTTCGGACACATCCGGGACCTTCCTAAAAAAGGAATGGGAATTGACCTGGAGACCTTCAGTCCCGATTACGAAGTTTCTCCCGACAAAAAGAAATTAGTAACAGAGCTTAAAGCTTCTGTGAAAAAAGCCGAAATGGTTTGGCTGGCTTCCGATGAAGACCGCGAAGGAGAAGCGATTGCATGGCATTTGGCAGAAGAGTTAAAACTAAAACCAGACAATAGAAAGAGAATCGTTTTCCACGAGATTACCAAAAATGCGATTCTTAAAGCCATCGAAAATCCAAGAGATATTGACCAGAACTTAGTCAATGCTCAGCAGGCAAGAAGAGTTCTCGACAGAATTGTAGGTTTCGAAATGTCTCCTGTACTTTGGAAAAAAGTAAAACCAGGACTTTCTGCAGGGAGAGTACAGTCGGTTGCAGTAAGATTGGTGGTAGAGCGAGAAAAAGAAATTCGTGCTTTTACTCCAAAAGTAAGTTTCAAACTAGACGGAATTTTCTTAAACAAAACATCTCAGGAAATCGCTGCAAAGCTTAAAAAAGATTTCGAGAAAGAAGAAGAAGCCGAAAAATTCTTAGAACTGGCAAAAACCGTTGAGTTTAAAGTTTTAAATGTAGAAACAAAACCTGGTAGCCGTTCTGCATCTGCACCGTTTACCACATCTACCCTTCAGCAGGAAGCTTCTTCAAGATTAGGTTATAATGTAACCAACACGATGCGTCTTGCACAGAGATTATACGAAGAAGGATTCATTACTTATATGAGAACCGACTCGGTAAACCTTTCTCAGGAAGCAATAGAAGGTGCAAAATCTCAAATTATATCAGAATACGGAGCAGAATACTCTGCACCCAGAAATTATACCACAAAATCTTCATCTGCACAGGAAGCTCACGAGGCGATCCGCCCGACAGATTTTTCTGTTAAAACAATTGCAGATGCTCAACTAAGCAAGTTATATCAGTTAATTTACAGAAGAACATTGGCTTCTCAGATGTCCAATGCTAAAATTGAAAAAACAGTAATCGAAATTGGTAATGCTAAACTTCCGCAACATTTTGAAGCGCAAGGTGAAGTTATTATTTTCGACGGTTTCCTTAAAGCATACGGAATTGTAAAAACGGAAGATGAAGATGAAGAAAACAACGAAAAATTGTTGCCAAAAGTAACAGTTGGTGAAGTTTTAAGTTATAAAAAAATTACGGCACAGGAAAAGTACACAAGACCAAGCGCAAGATATACAGAAGCAGGATTGGTAAGAAAACTTGAAGAACTGGGAATTGGCCGCCCGTCAACATATGCACCCACGATTCAGACGATTCAAAACCGTGAGTATGTAGACAAAAGAGAAATTGAGCCACAAGTAAGAGAGGTGGTGAAAATCTCTTTAACGAATGATAAAATTAAAAAAGAAACTCTTGAAGAAAAATTCGGGGGCGATAAAAATAAATTTGTTCCTACTGACATCGGAGAAGTTGTAAATGATTTCTTAACCAATAATTTCAGTGAAATTCTAGACTTCGGGTTTACCGCAAGCGTAGAAGAAAGCTTTGACGAAATAGCAAGCGGTGCTCAGAAATGGAAAGAAATGATGGCTGATTTCTACTCAAAATTCCATCCGAGAATTGCTGATGTAGAAGAAAATGCAGACCGCGCCAACGGAGAAAGAATTTTAGGAGTTGACCCAAAAACAGGTAAAAATGTTCATGCAAGAATCGGAAGATTTGGAGCCATGATTCAGATTGGAGAGCAGGATGATGAAGAAAAACCAATTTTCGCATCATTAATGGCTGGACAAAATATTGCAACCATCAATTTGGAAGATGCTTTGGAGTTATTCAAATTACCTTTCGAACTTAATAATTTTGAAGATCAGCCGGTCTCAGTGGGTGTTGGTAGATTTGGTCCTTATGTAAAATGGGGCGACACGTATATCAGTATTCCTAAAGGGGAAGATCCGCTTTCTATAGACCAGAAACGTGCAGAAGAAATCATTGCCGAAAAGAAATTAGCCGACGCACCGATTGCTTCATACAAAGGTGAACCGATTACCAAAGGAACAGGAAGATTTGGACCTTTCATTAAGTATAAAAGTATTTTCATCAACGTTCCGAAGAAATATAATTTCGAAAACCTTTCTCAAAGCGACATCAACGAGTTGGTAGAAGCTAAATTGGAAAAGGAAGCCAACCGTTATATTCAACAATGGGAAGCTGAAAAGATCTCCATTGAAAACGCAAGATGGGGCCCTATCGTAAAACATGGAAAGAATATCTATAAAATTCCAAAGAAGAAAGACGATACCAAATACGAAGCAGACGAACTGACTGATGTTTCTCTTGATGAGGTTAAAAAATGGATTACAGCACAAGACCCTAAAGCTTTTGCTGAAAAGAAAAAACCTGCAGCGAAGAAACCAGCCGCAAAAAAAGCAACAACAACGAAGAAAGCTCCTGCTAAAAAACCGGCAGCGAAGAAATAA
- a CDS encoding nitrilase family protein, translated as MKDLIIATAQFENKSADKEYNLSQIADLSSKAASQGAKVVVFHECSVTGYTFARHLDRQALLDISEYLPESPSIKALTEIASRNQITVCAGLFEKDENDNIFKAYVCVNETGIVAKYRKLHPFINPHISPGNAYCVFNLYGWNFGILICYDNNIIENVRATKLLGADVLLMPHVTMCTPSPRPGAGFVDNNLWYNREQESTELRREFNGPKGREWLMNWLPARAFDNAMYCVFSNPIGMDDDQLKNGCSMIVDPFGNIVAECIVLGSDIAMATITAESLQSAGGNRYLKARRPELYKNIIGAEHISEQNVAWLNADNKQDNNLI; from the coding sequence ATGAAAGATTTAATTATCGCAACAGCACAGTTTGAGAATAAAAGTGCCGACAAGGAATATAATTTATCACAAATTGCAGATCTATCAAGTAAAGCTGCTTCTCAAGGTGCAAAAGTTGTTGTTTTTCATGAATGTTCAGTTACAGGTTACACTTTTGCGAGACATCTAGACAGACAGGCTTTACTTGATATTTCAGAATATCTTCCGGAGAGCCCAAGCATTAAAGCACTTACCGAAATTGCTTCCAGAAATCAAATTACAGTATGCGCAGGTCTATTCGAAAAAGACGAAAATGACAATATTTTCAAAGCATACGTTTGCGTTAATGAAACCGGTATTGTGGCTAAATATAGAAAGCTTCATCCGTTCATCAATCCGCATATTAGCCCAGGTAATGCTTATTGTGTATTTAATCTGTATGGCTGGAACTTTGGGATACTTATATGCTATGACAATAATATTATTGAAAATGTAAGAGCTACTAAACTTTTGGGAGCAGATGTGCTATTAATGCCACATGTCACGATGTGTACCCCATCACCAAGACCAGGCGCAGGTTTTGTAGATAATAACCTTTGGTACAATAGAGAACAAGAAAGTACTGAATTGCGCAGAGAATTTAATGGCCCGAAAGGAAGAGAATGGTTAATGAATTGGCTACCCGCAAGAGCATTTGACAATGCAATGTATTGTGTGTTTTCAAACCCCATTGGAATGGATGATGATCAACTGAAAAACGGCTGTTCTATGATTGTAGATCCTTTTGGTAATATCGTTGCGGAATGTATCGTATTAGGTTCAGATATAGCGATGGCAACTATAACTGCTGAATCACTTCAATCTGCAGGCGGAAACCGATACCTCAAAGCTAGAAGACCTGAATTATATAAAAATATTATCGGTGCAGAACATATTTCTGAACAGAATGTAGCATGGCTTAATGCTGACAATAAACAAGATAATAATCTTATTTAA
- a CDS encoding glycosyltransferase family 4 protein, which produces MKNFELFLNETGISIFYIKLGLGFLSSFLITFFSIPTIIKISKRKNLMDEPGVRSSHLRKIPNLGGIALFYSIGICTSIFAYEIFDLYKFLFASLIILLYVGIMDDIVVMRAYKKLIAQIVVSVFIVIGSDVRIRSLFGIFGIYEIHYLVSVIFSIITFIILINAFNLIDGIDGLAGGYSLICSALFGISYYRLGEYNYPLVILSTVLIGAVLAFLYYNLSNLRATKIFMGDTGSMLLGFLLAFTCICFIDIFIDKKMAGVPRYHLKSAPVIAVAILILPIVDTLNVIIVRLWNKKSPFEADKNHIHHKLLKLNLTHRRASFYIICYYLFIVTITYYLRHINVNLLLVIILFLGFLGAYIPDIIVLMRNNRLKTDN; this is translated from the coding sequence ATGAAAAATTTTGAACTATTCTTGAATGAAACAGGCATTTCTATTTTTTACATAAAATTAGGATTAGGTTTCCTATCTTCTTTTCTAATCACTTTTTTTTCGATTCCTACAATTATTAAAATTTCAAAACGTAAAAACCTGATGGATGAGCCCGGTGTAAGGAGCTCTCATCTCAGGAAAATCCCTAATTTGGGTGGTATTGCCTTGTTTTATTCGATAGGAATCTGTACCTCAATTTTTGCGTACGAAATTTTCGATTTATACAAATTTCTTTTTGCTTCGCTCATTATTCTGCTTTATGTTGGGATTATGGACGATATTGTTGTGATGCGTGCTTACAAGAAGCTCATTGCACAGATTGTAGTGTCAGTTTTTATTGTGATTGGCTCGGATGTGAGAATTAGAAGTTTGTTTGGAATTTTTGGAATTTATGAGATTCACTATTTGGTAAGTGTGATTTTTTCCATCATTACATTTATTATTCTCATCAATGCTTTCAATCTTATTGACGGAATTGATGGTCTTGCCGGTGGTTATTCTCTTATTTGCAGTGCTCTTTTCGGGATTAGTTATTATCGTTTAGGAGAATACAATTATCCTTTGGTTATTTTATCGACTGTTTTAATTGGTGCTGTACTGGCATTTTTATATTATAATTTATCAAACTTGAGGGCCACTAAAATATTTATGGGAGATACCGGGTCTATGCTTTTAGGATTTTTATTGGCATTTACGTGTATCTGTTTTATAGATATTTTTATCGATAAGAAAATGGCGGGTGTCCCAAGGTATCATTTGAAATCGGCTCCTGTCATAGCTGTTGCTATTCTTATCTTGCCTATTGTTGATACTTTAAATGTCATTATAGTAAGACTTTGGAATAAAAAATCACCCTTTGAAGCCGATAAAAATCATATTCACCACAAGCTCCTTAAGCTTAATCTCACGCATAGAAGAGCGAGTTTTTATATTATATGCTACTATCTGTTTATTGTGACCATTACCTATTATTTGAGACACATCAATGTGAATTTATTATTGGTGATTATTCTATTTTTAGGTTTTCTTGGAGCTTATATTCCAGACATTATTGTACTAATGCGGAATAATAGGCTGAAAACTGATAATTAA
- a CDS encoding glycosyltransferase, whose product MKNVLSKVSVIVPVYNVENYLVKCLDSLVNQSLQNIEIVVVNDGSKDGSESIIQQYSEKYPDKIKAFSKENGGLSDARNFGIEKAIGDYLGFVDSDDYVSEMMFEEMLILAEKHNAEMVICNIQKVDEEGSVTQKLTQIPNMPEKIVLESNFSIFSDLSYFACNKLFRRELFAHKRFKKGVHFEDIQLIPQLLLECKIVAQTQNFHYQYLERADSITKTHNEKGLDILKAVEDVEASFKTSKYASKAKELRGFQILEGIYTFLAYLAFVKNETLFYKMSQELEDFIRKRDVKMKDILCYSRFGKNYLLSLPLKKTIFYLLFFARQKKLIRKLV is encoded by the coding sequence ATGAAAAACGTTCTCTCAAAAGTTTCTGTCATTGTTCCGGTTTATAATGTTGAAAACTATCTCGTAAAATGTCTTGATTCTTTGGTGAATCAAAGTCTTCAGAATATTGAGATTGTGGTGGTGAATGATGGAAGTAAAGACGGTTCGGAAAGTATTATTCAGCAATATTCAGAAAAATATCCTGATAAAATAAAAGCTTTTAGTAAAGAAAATGGAGGCTTAAGTGATGCTCGTAATTTTGGGATTGAAAAAGCAATTGGCGATTATTTAGGGTTTGTTGACAGTGATGATTATGTTTCGGAAATGATGTTTGAAGAAATGCTGATTCTTGCCGAAAAACATAATGCCGAAATGGTAATCTGTAATATTCAGAAAGTAGATGAAGAGGGAAGTGTTACCCAGAAACTGACACAGATACCCAATATGCCGGAGAAAATTGTTTTAGAAAGCAATTTTTCTATTTTTTCAGATTTGAGTTATTTTGCATGTAATAAATTATTTAGGCGGGAGCTTTTTGCCCATAAAAGATTTAAAAAAGGAGTTCATTTTGAAGATATTCAGTTGATTCCTCAGCTTTTACTGGAGTGTAAAATAGTGGCTCAGACTCAAAACTTTCATTATCAATATTTAGAAAGAGCAGATTCTATTACAAAAACCCACAATGAAAAAGGGTTGGATATTTTAAAAGCAGTAGAAGATGTGGAAGCAAGCTTTAAAACTTCAAAATACGCTTCAAAAGCAAAAGAATTGAGAGGTTTTCAAATTTTGGAAGGTATTTATACCTTTTTGGCCTATCTCGCTTTTGTGAAAAATGAAACCCTATTTTACAAAATGTCTCAGGAATTGGAAGATTTTATAAGAAAAAGAGATGTTAAAATGAAAGATATATTGTGTTACAGTCGTTTTGGTAAAAATTATCTTTTATCTTTACCCCTGAAAAAAACTATATTTTATCTGCTTTTTTTTGCCAGACAGAAAAAACTAATAAGGAAACTAGTATAG